A genomic stretch from Telmatocola sphagniphila includes:
- a CDS encoding endonuclease MutS2, translating to MDQQTLDLLEFDTIRRILSEYAATTLGKQLASDVAPLKDVARIRTELELVSEMVEALQSGQSPPFAGVHDIRLILRRAEIGTMLTAEQLLQIAETLTATGAIYRYRSRLDGKFARIIDMLSSVDDLGTVARTITGSIDGRGHLIDSASPELGAIRQSLNEIEERAKNEINRLLRDPEIRKILRFSNATVNGDHYVLPVAANHRQKIPGVVHRSSSTGETLFIEPASLAAISSERSYLKSEEDREVRRILRKLSGEVGKYARQVNYILEVIAHLDLITAKARYSDDYRMSAPEINEEGKLWLREGRHPILEQLFRNQLPATNEEAAAGKKRKVVPIELRLGFGFRMLVITGPNTGGKTVTLKTTGLLSVMALSALHIPANPGSQIPYFENVFCDIGDEQNLQQSLSTFSSHITRIARILQDSDNKTLILLDELGAGTDPTEGAALGRAILDYIDGSGGLSMVTTHLGDLKTYAFTNENAENGAVEFDIETLRPTYKLHIGQFGMSNALKIAQRLKLPREVIRGAHRYLKRRKGRHQGGELLKLQELREDAEKAKLNALAAQHEAEVTRKQLSHQMKEIELAQAKAEALREWRSHLAINDEVYVQRFGKAGKIVRVLPAKGVVLVSVGLGQWEIPFEEILPEANV from the coding sequence ATGGATCAGCAAACTCTCGATTTACTCGAATTCGACACCATCCGGAGGATTCTGAGCGAGTATGCCGCCACCACACTGGGAAAACAGCTCGCCAGCGACGTGGCTCCCCTCAAAGATGTAGCCCGGATTCGCACGGAACTCGAGTTGGTTTCGGAAATGGTCGAAGCCCTGCAATCGGGTCAATCGCCCCCTTTTGCAGGGGTACACGACATCCGTCTGATCCTGCGCCGCGCGGAAATCGGCACAATGTTGACGGCCGAACAACTGCTTCAAATTGCGGAGACTCTTACTGCGACCGGCGCAATCTACCGGTACCGCTCCCGACTGGATGGAAAGTTTGCCAGGATCATCGACATGCTCAGCTCAGTGGATGATCTGGGCACGGTAGCCCGGACGATCACCGGTTCGATCGATGGCCGTGGGCATCTGATCGACAGTGCCAGCCCGGAATTGGGGGCAATCCGGCAGAGCCTGAATGAAATTGAGGAGCGAGCTAAAAACGAAATTAACAGGCTCCTCCGAGATCCGGAGATTCGAAAGATCTTGCGATTTTCCAATGCCACTGTGAACGGAGACCATTACGTCTTACCCGTGGCTGCGAATCATCGTCAGAAAATTCCAGGCGTTGTGCATCGGTCCAGTAGTACCGGCGAGACTTTGTTCATTGAGCCGGCCAGCCTGGCCGCGATCAGTTCGGAGAGGTCGTATCTCAAGTCGGAAGAGGATCGCGAGGTTCGGCGCATTCTGAGAAAGCTCAGTGGCGAAGTGGGTAAGTATGCGCGACAGGTCAACTACATACTGGAAGTCATCGCGCATTTGGACCTCATCACAGCCAAAGCCCGCTATTCGGACGATTACCGCATGAGTGCACCCGAGATCAACGAAGAAGGCAAACTTTGGCTGCGCGAGGGCAGACATCCCATCCTGGAACAACTTTTCCGCAATCAATTACCCGCCACCAATGAAGAGGCCGCGGCCGGAAAGAAAAGAAAAGTTGTTCCAATCGAATTGCGATTAGGTTTTGGCTTTCGGATGCTGGTTATCACCGGTCCCAATACGGGAGGGAAGACAGTAACGCTGAAAACCACAGGTCTGTTATCGGTGATGGCCCTGTCCGCACTTCACATACCGGCAAATCCGGGGAGTCAGATTCCCTACTTCGAGAATGTCTTCTGCGACATCGGCGACGAACAGAATTTGCAGCAATCCTTGAGCACTTTCTCTTCGCACATCACACGCATCGCCCGCATACTTCAAGATTCCGACAATAAAACGCTTATTCTCCTAGATGAATTGGGTGCGGGTACCGATCCGACCGAGGGAGCGGCTCTTGGCCGGGCAATTTTGGATTACATTGATGGAAGTGGTGGTCTATCAATGGTGACTACTCACCTGGGTGACTTGAAGACTTATGCTTTCACCAACGAGAACGCGGAGAACGGAGCTGTCGAATTCGATATCGAAACCCTGCGGCCAACGTACAAACTCCACATCGGTCAATTCGGGATGAGCAACGCTTTAAAGATCGCCCAGCGGCTAAAGCTGCCGCGAGAGGTGATTCGTGGGGCACACCGCTATTTGAAACGACGCAAGGGTCGACATCAGGGGGGAGAACTTTTAAAGCTACAAGAATTGCGGGAAGACGCCGAGAAAGCCAAGCTGAACGCCCTGGCCGCACAGCATGAAGCGGAGGTGACACGGAAGCAGCTCAGCCATCAGATGAAGGAAATCGAACTTGCGCAGGCCAAGGCTGAGGCCTTGCGTGAATGGCGTTCCCATCTGGCCATAAACGACGAGGTGTATGTCCAGCGATTCGGAAAAGCCGGTAAGATTGTTAGAGTTTTGCCGGCTAAAGGAGTTGTTCTGGTCAGCGTGGGATTGGGGCAGTGGGAAATTCCTTTTGAAGAGATTTTACCCGAGGCCAATGTGTGA